A single Phytohabitans houttuyneae DNA region contains:
- a CDS encoding SDR family oxidoreductase: MRIDHDGRTAIVTGGSRGIGREVARELVAAGARVLITGRRRAALEATAAALGPACLWRACHAADAPAAERCVAYAMEAFGRIDYLVNNAGTNPQWGPTIDLAAPLATKLTEVNQWAPLLWTQLVWRAGMRVHGGAVVNVTSIGAAAPTPKTGFYNATKAALDYLTRQLAAELAPAARVNAVAPGLVDTDMAAAIPDAERAALLAGIPMGRFGTPADIAAAASFLLSDRAGWLTGHVLVVDGGALVAGGRVAG; this comes from the coding sequence GTGCGGATCGACCACGACGGCAGGACCGCGATCGTCACCGGCGGGTCCCGGGGGATCGGCCGGGAGGTGGCGCGCGAGCTGGTCGCGGCCGGCGCCCGCGTGCTCATCACCGGGCGCAGGCGGGCCGCGCTGGAGGCCACCGCGGCCGCGCTCGGGCCGGCCTGCCTCTGGCGCGCCTGCCATGCCGCCGACGCGCCGGCCGCCGAGCGGTGCGTGGCGTACGCGATGGAGGCGTTCGGCCGGATCGACTATCTGGTCAACAACGCCGGCACCAACCCGCAGTGGGGACCCACGATCGACCTGGCGGCGCCGCTGGCCACGAAGCTGACGGAGGTGAACCAGTGGGCTCCGCTGCTGTGGACGCAGCTGGTGTGGCGGGCCGGCATGCGTGTGCACGGCGGTGCGGTCGTCAACGTCACGTCGATCGGCGCCGCCGCACCCACCCCGAAGACCGGCTTTTACAACGCCACCAAGGCGGCCCTGGACTACCTCACCCGGCAGCTGGCCGCCGAGCTGGCACCGGCGGCACGGGTCAACGCGGTGGCGCCCGGCCTCGTCGACACCGACATGGCCGCGGCGATACCGGACGCGGAGCGGGCCGCGCTGCTGGCCGGCATCCCGATGGGGCGCTTCGGCACGCCCGCGGACATCGCCGCCGCGGCGAGCTTCCTGCTGTCCGACCGGGCCGGCTGGCTGACCGGACACGTGCTCGTGGTGGACGGCGGCGCGCTCGTGGCGGGCGGGAGGGTGGCGGGATGA
- a CDS encoding enoyl-CoA hydratase/isomerase family protein — translation MTERVRLDRRGRIAELVLNRPDKLNAIDHDTLVQLEGALTAAEADREIRVLVVRGEGRAFCAGADLGAVDDKVGDAGRLAAHLDLWHRAFGHLTDSPLPSIAAVHGVAFAGGFELMQACDFVVVADDARIGDQHATYGLFPGGGGSQRLPRIIGERRAKWLMCSGATIDPRDALAAGLVNAVRPAGEVLDHAREMAGVLARRSPVVTARVKRAVRLGMASGLAGGLEIERLLALEHMTSKDSRIGLAAFASRTVPEFVGE, via the coding sequence ATGACCGAGCGGGTACGCCTGGACCGGCGGGGCCGGATCGCGGAGCTGGTCCTGAACCGGCCGGACAAGCTCAACGCCATCGACCACGACACCCTGGTACAGCTCGAGGGCGCGCTCACGGCCGCGGAGGCCGACCGCGAGATACGGGTACTCGTCGTGCGGGGCGAGGGGCGGGCGTTCTGTGCCGGCGCGGACCTCGGCGCCGTCGACGACAAGGTGGGCGACGCCGGCCGCCTCGCCGCGCACCTCGACCTGTGGCACCGCGCCTTCGGGCACCTCACCGACTCACCGCTGCCGTCGATCGCCGCGGTACACGGCGTCGCGTTCGCCGGCGGCTTCGAGCTGATGCAGGCGTGCGACTTCGTGGTCGTCGCGGACGACGCCAGGATCGGCGACCAGCACGCCACCTACGGGCTGTTTCCCGGCGGCGGAGGCTCCCAGCGGCTGCCCCGGATCATCGGCGAGCGGCGGGCCAAGTGGCTGATGTGCAGCGGCGCCACTATCGACCCGCGGGACGCGCTGGCCGCCGGGCTCGTCAACGCGGTACGGCCGGCCGGCGAGGTGCTCGACCACGCGCGCGAGATGGCCGGCGTGCTCGCCCGGCGCAGCCCCGTCGTGACGGCGCGGGTCAAGCGCGCGGTCCGCCTCGGCATGGCCAGCGGGCTGGCCGGCGGGCTGGAGATCGAGCGCCTGCTCGCGCTGGAGCACATGACGTCAAAGGACTCCCGGATCGGGCTGGCCGCGTTCGCGAGCCGCACGGTGCCGGAGTTCGTCGGGGAGTGA
- a CDS encoding acyl-CoA dehydrogenase family protein, whose protein sequence is MSGELRDEVRRWCATHVPPDWRREQAGAGHDEFVRFQRWWFNELKGGGYAFPHWPGEWGGGYDLARQAVIFEELARADAPRLVLHFVALHHAAATLFAAGTEQQRARHLPAIRDGEIWCQGFSEPDAGSDLASLRTRAERRGDVYVVNGQKIWASGALDAAWCLLLARTDPSAPKRRGISYLIMDMRAPGVTVRPIRQITGEQHFCEIFLTDVEIPVADRVGAENDGWRIAQSTLNSERGGTMIELAERLAHGFEWLVELAARNGAVDDRLARLASEVQALRLLVRRPLARGHDGAAYGAFASTVKLFYSELLQRMTGYGVELSGLAGQERRPRPLSSGWESGLWLLDYIGSWEWTIPGGTSEIQRNIIGERGLGLPREALS, encoded by the coding sequence ATGTCTGGCGAGCTGCGCGACGAGGTCCGGCGGTGGTGCGCCACCCACGTCCCCCCGGACTGGCGGCGGGAGCAGGCCGGTGCCGGGCACGACGAGTTCGTCCGGTTCCAGCGGTGGTGGTTCAACGAGCTCAAGGGCGGCGGGTACGCGTTCCCGCACTGGCCGGGCGAATGGGGCGGCGGCTACGACCTGGCCCGGCAGGCGGTCATCTTCGAGGAGCTCGCGCGGGCCGACGCGCCCCGCCTCGTGCTGCACTTCGTGGCCCTGCACCACGCGGCCGCCACGCTCTTCGCCGCCGGTACCGAGCAGCAGCGGGCGCGGCACCTGCCGGCGATCCGGGACGGCGAGATCTGGTGCCAGGGCTTCTCCGAGCCCGACGCCGGATCCGACCTCGCCTCGCTGCGCACCCGGGCCGAGCGGCGCGGCGACGTGTACGTCGTCAACGGGCAGAAGATCTGGGCGAGCGGCGCGCTGGACGCCGCGTGGTGCCTGCTGCTGGCCCGCACCGACCCGTCCGCGCCGAAGCGCCGGGGCATCTCGTACCTGATCATGGACATGCGCGCGCCCGGCGTGACCGTACGGCCGATCCGGCAGATCACCGGCGAGCAGCACTTCTGCGAGATCTTCCTGACCGACGTCGAGATCCCGGTCGCCGACCGCGTCGGCGCGGAGAACGACGGCTGGCGCATCGCGCAGAGCACGCTGAACTCCGAGCGCGGCGGCACGATGATCGAGCTGGCCGAGCGGCTGGCGCACGGGTTCGAGTGGCTCGTCGAGCTGGCCGCCCGAAACGGCGCGGTGGACGACCGCCTCGCCCGGCTGGCCAGCGAGGTGCAGGCGCTGCGGCTGCTCGTGCGGCGCCCGCTCGCGCGAGGCCACGACGGCGCGGCCTACGGCGCTTTCGCCTCCACCGTCAAGCTCTTCTACAGCGAGCTGCTGCAGCGGATGACCGGGTACGGCGTCGAGCTCAGCGGCCTCGCGGGCCAGGAGCGCCGGCCGCGCCCCCTCAGCTCCGGGTGGGAGTCGGGGCTGTGGCTGCTGGACTACATCGGCTCGTGGGAGTGGACGATCCCCGGCGGCACCAGCGAGATCCAGCGCAACATCATCGGCGAACGCGGGCTCGGCCTGCCGAGGGAGGCCCTGTCGTGA
- a CDS encoding acyl-CoA dehydrogenase family protein: MTLDEADRAALRELAGTLAAALATPARVRAAMDAGGRPDRELDAELASTGLWGLEAPEEYGGGGASFHELATVLQELGARAAPSRLTTSAVLCAGAVLLGGTAAQRERWLPALAAGQAYGTAALTEWCATTPPTGRVQAERHGSGWVLRGAAAHVLDARVSDLLVVPAVAGPDSLVAVVPSRAGGVATRPVAMTDGTRCADHVTLDGVSVPDADVLAVGSDADRLIAALVNRAAAAIAADSAGNAQRVLAMTVGYAGERQQFGRPIGSFQAVKHQAADMLVNAETAAALLDAAVREAAAEPAECEVAVSMAKEYGCERAAANAGTALQLHGGIGYTWEHDLHIYLKRAKLNEFLFGDGRWHRARVARSLVRRAGPPAGLSSSGPGERNNGASAITTR, translated from the coding sequence GTGACGCTCGACGAGGCGGACCGTGCGGCGCTGCGGGAGCTGGCCGGAACGCTCGCCGCCGCGCTCGCCACCCCGGCCCGGGTGCGCGCCGCCATGGACGCCGGCGGCCGGCCGGACCGCGAGCTGGACGCCGAGCTCGCGTCCACCGGGCTGTGGGGGCTGGAGGCGCCGGAGGAGTACGGCGGCGGCGGGGCGAGCTTCCACGAGCTGGCCACCGTGCTCCAGGAGCTGGGCGCGCGGGCGGCGCCGTCGCGGCTCACCACGAGCGCCGTGCTCTGCGCCGGCGCCGTGCTACTGGGCGGCACCGCCGCGCAGCGCGAACGGTGGCTGCCGGCCCTGGCGGCCGGGCAGGCGTACGGCACGGCCGCGCTCACCGAGTGGTGCGCCACCACCCCACCGACCGGTCGGGTACAGGCGGAGCGGCACGGCAGCGGTTGGGTCCTGCGCGGGGCGGCCGCACACGTCCTCGACGCGCGGGTGAGCGACCTGCTCGTGGTGCCGGCGGTGGCCGGCCCGGACAGCCTCGTCGCGGTCGTGCCGAGCCGGGCCGGCGGGGTGGCGACCCGGCCGGTCGCGATGACCGACGGGACGCGCTGCGCCGACCACGTCACGCTCGACGGCGTGTCCGTGCCCGACGCCGACGTGCTGGCCGTCGGCAGCGACGCGGACCGGCTGATCGCGGCGCTGGTCAACCGCGCCGCCGCCGCGATCGCCGCCGACTCGGCGGGCAACGCCCAGCGGGTGCTGGCGATGACGGTCGGGTACGCCGGCGAGCGCCAGCAGTTCGGCCGGCCGATCGGCTCCTTCCAGGCGGTCAAGCACCAGGCCGCGGACATGCTCGTCAACGCCGAGACCGCCGCCGCCCTGCTGGACGCCGCCGTCCGCGAGGCGGCGGCGGAGCCGGCGGAGTGCGAGGTCGCGGTGTCGATGGCCAAGGAGTACGGGTGCGAGCGCGCGGCCGCCAACGCCGGCACGGCGCTGCAGCTGCACGGCGGGATCGGCTACACCTGGGAGCACGACCTGCACATCTACCTCAAGCGCGCGAAGCTCAACGAGTTCCTCTTCGGCGACGGTCGATGGCACCGCGCCCGCGTCGCCCGGTCCCTGGTGCGGCGCGCCGGACCGCCGGCTGGCCTATCATCATCAGGTCCCGGCGAAAGGAACAATGGTGCCTCGGCCATCACGACGCGCTGA
- a CDS encoding enoyl-CoA hydratase/isomerase family protein codes for MPERTLIVEEPAPGVVLVRLNRPDRLNALSADLMAALEELWTRLRRGSGVRCVVLTGNGRGFCSGADAGFLAADRAPRGAGLDGELSFVPGRILDVPVVVAVNGVCAGGGLHFVADADIVIAAETATFLDPHVSVGQVSGIEPPSLALRLPLPVISRMALMGRDERLTARRLYELGLVTELVDEAGLVDRAVEIARVVASASPAAVRATRRSWRRLSDGLVEPAMREGWDDVQKHWPHPDAAEGPAALRDKRPPVWTD; via the coding sequence GTGCCGGAACGTACGCTGATCGTGGAAGAGCCGGCGCCCGGCGTCGTGCTCGTCCGGCTCAACCGTCCGGACCGGCTGAACGCGTTGAGCGCCGACCTGATGGCGGCGCTGGAAGAGCTGTGGACCCGGTTGCGGCGGGGTTCCGGCGTGCGCTGCGTGGTCCTCACCGGCAACGGCCGCGGCTTCTGCTCCGGGGCGGACGCCGGCTTCCTCGCCGCCGACCGGGCCCCGCGCGGCGCGGGCCTCGACGGCGAGCTGTCGTTCGTGCCCGGCCGGATCCTCGACGTGCCCGTCGTCGTCGCGGTCAACGGCGTCTGCGCGGGCGGCGGCCTGCACTTCGTCGCCGACGCCGACATCGTCATCGCCGCGGAAACTGCCACCTTCCTCGACCCGCACGTGTCGGTCGGCCAGGTCAGCGGGATCGAGCCGCCGTCGCTGGCGCTGCGCCTGCCGCTGCCGGTGATCTCCCGGATGGCCCTCATGGGGCGCGACGAGCGGCTGACCGCCCGCCGGCTGTACGAGCTGGGGCTCGTCACCGAGCTCGTCGACGAGGCCGGCCTCGTCGACCGGGCGGTGGAGATCGCCCGCGTGGTCGCGTCGGCGTCACCGGCCGCGGTCCGCGCCACCCGCCGCTCCTGGCGGCGGCTCAGCGACGGCCTCGTCGAGCCGGCGATGCGCGAGGGCTGGGACGACGTCCAGAAGCACTGGCCACACCCCGACGCCGCCGAGGGACCGGCCGCCCTGCGCGACAAGCGCCCTCCGGTGTGGACGGACTGA
- a CDS encoding SDR family oxidoreductase has translation MNPHGGGGTLAGRTIVMSGGSRGIGLAIALRAARDGANIVLIAKTDTPHPKLRGTIHTAAEQIRAAGGRAVPVVGDVRSDETIERAVRAAVDEFGGVDICVNNASVLDLSGTARIAPRRYDLMQDVNTRGTFMLTKACLPELVKAGNPHVLTLSPPLNLEPRWLGAHPAYMLAKYGMTLATLGFAAEFAGVPVAANCLWPRTTIATDAVANLLGGGDALARTRSPQIMADAAHVILTAPAAALTGRTLVDDDVLRAAGVTDLDTYATVPGADLEPDFFL, from the coding sequence GTGAACCCGCACGGAGGCGGCGGCACGCTCGCCGGCCGCACGATCGTCATGTCCGGCGGCAGCCGCGGCATCGGCCTGGCCATCGCGCTGCGGGCGGCGCGGGACGGCGCCAACATCGTGCTGATCGCCAAGACCGACACCCCGCATCCCAAGCTGCGCGGCACCATCCACACGGCGGCGGAGCAGATCCGCGCCGCGGGTGGGCGGGCGGTGCCGGTCGTCGGCGACGTGCGCTCCGACGAGACGATCGAGCGGGCGGTACGCGCCGCGGTCGACGAGTTCGGCGGCGTGGACATCTGCGTCAACAACGCCAGCGTGCTGGACCTGTCGGGCACCGCGCGGATCGCGCCGCGCCGCTACGACCTCATGCAGGACGTCAACACGCGCGGCACGTTCATGCTGACCAAGGCGTGCCTGCCCGAACTCGTCAAGGCCGGAAACCCGCACGTGCTCACGCTGAGCCCGCCGCTCAACCTGGAGCCGCGGTGGCTCGGCGCCCATCCGGCCTACATGCTCGCCAAGTACGGCATGACGCTGGCCACGCTTGGCTTCGCCGCCGAGTTCGCCGGCGTGCCGGTCGCCGCCAACTGCCTGTGGCCCCGCACGACCATCGCCACCGACGCGGTCGCCAACCTCCTCGGCGGCGGCGACGCCCTGGCCCGCACGCGCAGCCCGCAGATCATGGCGGACGCGGCCCACGTGATCCTGACGGCGCCGGCCGCCGCGCTCACCGGCCGGACGCTCGTCGACGACGACGTGCTGCGCGCCGCCGGGGTCACCGACCTCGACACCTACGCCACCGTGCCGGGCGCGGACCTCGAGCCGGACTTCTTCCTCTAG
- a CDS encoding NAD(P)H-dependent amine dehydrogenase family protein — MTARTEPYRVVVWGPGYTGSQALREIARRPELRLVGCLAYSPAKVGRDAMELVGEAPAGVAVVDDPRAIYDLDADVVLYAGRALPDESSRHEEITTLLRGGKNVVTSTAYFFPWQRGEEYVAPLEAACAEGGTTLHGTGIHPGWFVERFALTATSLCTVVHAVHLREICDLSHHAGETIAAIGFGQPPERLGTRTRKTLLSRYYFECIAGLAHHLGLQVDRMAADVRYLTSERDVDGAAVTVRAGTVGALDGTWTGYAGDSPVVTIRELWYLDRDLVDGAVDLVSGDMYEVEVKGLPVDVRTRADLTTSDARDVFGVDDRQSAANLATAVQLVQTIPAVVAAPPGILLAPGFAYPAADLRTIPDVLGRRPVPIPEEIR, encoded by the coding sequence ATGACGGCGCGGACCGAGCCGTACCGGGTGGTCGTCTGGGGGCCCGGCTACACCGGCTCGCAGGCGCTGCGCGAGATCGCCCGGCGGCCGGAGCTGCGGCTCGTGGGCTGCCTGGCGTACAGCCCGGCGAAGGTCGGGCGGGACGCCATGGAGCTGGTCGGCGAGGCGCCGGCCGGGGTCGCGGTCGTCGACGACCCGCGCGCCATCTACGACCTCGACGCGGACGTGGTGCTCTACGCCGGGCGCGCGCTGCCGGACGAGTCGTCGCGGCACGAGGAGATCACCACCCTGCTGCGCGGCGGCAAGAACGTCGTCACCTCCACCGCCTACTTCTTCCCGTGGCAGCGCGGCGAGGAGTACGTGGCGCCGCTCGAAGCCGCCTGCGCGGAGGGCGGCACCACGCTGCACGGCACGGGCATCCACCCGGGCTGGTTCGTGGAACGGTTCGCGCTCACCGCGACGAGCCTGTGCACCGTCGTGCACGCCGTACACCTGCGGGAGATCTGCGACCTCAGCCACCACGCCGGCGAGACGATCGCCGCCATCGGCTTCGGCCAACCGCCCGAACGGTTGGGTACCAGGACCCGCAAGACGCTGCTGAGCCGGTACTACTTCGAGTGCATCGCCGGCCTGGCGCACCACCTCGGCCTGCAGGTGGACCGGATGGCGGCGGACGTCCGCTACCTGACGAGCGAGCGCGACGTCGACGGCGCCGCCGTGACCGTGCGGGCGGGCACCGTGGGCGCGCTGGACGGCACCTGGACCGGGTACGCCGGCGACTCGCCCGTCGTGACCATCCGGGAGCTGTGGTACCTGGACCGGGACCTCGTGGACGGCGCGGTGGACCTCGTCTCCGGCGACATGTACGAGGTGGAGGTCAAGGGCCTGCCCGTCGACGTGCGCACCCGCGCCGACCTGACGACCAGCGACGCCCGCGACGTGTTCGGCGTCGACGACCGCCAGTCGGCCGCCAACCTCGCGACCGCGGTCCAGCTGGTGCAGACGATCCCGGCCGTCGTCGCGGCGCCACCGGGCATCCTGCTGGCGCCGGGCTTCGCGTACCCCGCCGCCGACCTGCGCACCATCCCCGACGTGCTGGGCCGGCGCCCGGTGCCGATCCCCGAGGAGATCCGGTGA
- a CDS encoding TetR/AcrR family transcriptional regulator produces the protein MRTTAARLIREHGYDAATMDLLADELGLNKGTLYHYYPSKSAILYELLSDQVDATLELVGRVPRDGSATDRMRSLIRLQVEHVATKQDELVVFFQELPWIEQHLDEEQATDLRRRIDRYERFTRQLITAGVRAGEFRELNVNMIMYSVIGILAYVPNWFRGTARKAQESLVDELSEFVVNGILRR, from the coding sequence GTGCGGACCACAGCGGCACGCCTCATCCGCGAGCACGGCTACGACGCGGCGACCATGGATCTGCTGGCCGACGAGCTTGGCCTCAACAAGGGCACGCTGTACCACTACTACCCGTCCAAGAGCGCCATCCTCTACGAGCTGCTCTCCGACCAGGTCGACGCCACGCTGGAGCTGGTCGGCCGGGTGCCCCGCGACGGGAGCGCCACCGACCGGATGCGGTCGCTCATCAGGCTCCAGGTCGAGCACGTGGCGACCAAGCAGGACGAGCTGGTGGTCTTCTTCCAGGAGCTGCCCTGGATCGAGCAGCACCTGGACGAGGAGCAGGCGACCGACCTGCGGCGGCGCATCGACCGGTACGAGCGCTTCACCCGGCAGCTGATCACGGCTGGCGTACGGGCGGGGGAGTTCCGCGAGCTCAACGTCAACATGATCATGTACTCGGTCATCGGCATCCTGGCGTACGTGCCGAACTGGTTCCGCGGCACCGCCCGCAAGGCCCAGGAGTCGCTCGTCGACGAGCTGTCGGAGTTCGTCGTCAACGGGATCCTGCGGCGCTGA
- a CDS encoding TIGR03619 family F420-dependent LLM class oxidoreductase — MEGVELSVGVRNFAARPPADWRHILDQARAADDAGVDRVFVADHLVFGRDLTAYGDPAAGGVAGGVQPTGPDGEWLEPLAALSAMAAVTTRVRLATNVLVAPLRQAVLLAKMASTVDALSHGRLELGAGVGWQRAEYRAVGVPFAERGRVLDETLDVCRALWTRDEVTYAGRGFDLDAVHMMPKPLHPGGVPIWLGGRAIPAAARRLARHGTGWIPWGVTPENLAAVLGRMRSLVAEHGRDFATIRVSYALPTAVKDGALDFPRMFAGIPEALALGVTDFRTLARIPPDYAGARAFLDELHGRFREAARG; from the coding sequence GTGGAAGGTGTCGAGCTCTCGGTCGGTGTGCGAAACTTCGCCGCCCGCCCGCCGGCGGACTGGCGCCACATCCTCGACCAGGCGCGCGCCGCCGACGACGCCGGCGTCGACCGGGTATTCGTCGCCGACCACCTCGTCTTCGGGCGCGACCTGACCGCGTACGGCGACCCGGCCGCCGGGGGAGTGGCCGGCGGCGTCCAGCCGACCGGGCCGGACGGCGAGTGGCTGGAGCCGCTGGCGGCCCTGTCCGCGATGGCCGCGGTGACCACCCGGGTCAGGCTCGCGACCAACGTGCTCGTCGCGCCGCTGCGCCAGGCGGTGCTCCTGGCGAAGATGGCATCCACTGTGGACGCCCTGTCGCACGGGCGGCTGGAGCTCGGCGCCGGCGTCGGCTGGCAGCGGGCGGAGTACCGCGCGGTGGGCGTGCCCTTCGCCGAACGCGGCCGCGTGCTCGACGAGACCCTCGACGTGTGCCGTGCACTGTGGACACGCGACGAGGTGACGTACGCGGGGCGCGGCTTCGACCTCGACGCCGTGCACATGATGCCGAAGCCGTTGCACCCGGGCGGCGTGCCGATCTGGCTCGGCGGGCGGGCCATCCCGGCCGCCGCCCGCCGGCTCGCCCGGCACGGCACCGGCTGGATCCCGTGGGGCGTCACGCCGGAAAACCTCGCCGCCGTGCTCGGGCGGATGCGGTCGCTGGTGGCGGAGCACGGGCGGGACTTCGCCACGATCCGCGTCTCGTACGCGCTGCCGACGGCCGTCAAGGACGGCGCCCTCGACTTCCCGCGCATGTTCGCCGGCATCCCCGAAGCCCTCGCGCTCGGGGTGACCGACTTCCGGACGCTGGCCCGGATACCGCCCGACTACGCCGGCGCGCGCGCCTTCCTCGACGAGCTGCACGGGCGCTTCCGGGAAGCCGCGCGCGGATGA